In Sphingomonas panacisoli, one genomic interval encodes:
- a CDS encoding DUF2497 domain-containing protein, with the protein MEDILASIKRIIAEDAENGAPIRARRRPVPPPVDDFVEDDDVLELSEQAPEPPAAPQPVAEPIAPEPVAVEPMVAPAPMPMSPPVAAAPVAAPAPIAAPQAAPAPETIVSPQTAEASRAPLDNLSRLVVKPDTAGADTLEGLVREMLRPMLSDWLDRNLPDLVESMVAKEIARITGGR; encoded by the coding sequence ATGGAGGACATCCTTGCCTCCATCAAACGGATCATCGCCGAGGACGCCGAGAACGGCGCACCGATTCGCGCGCGCCGGCGCCCGGTGCCACCGCCGGTCGACGATTTCGTCGAGGATGACGACGTTCTCGAACTGAGCGAGCAGGCGCCCGAGCCGCCGGCGGCGCCGCAGCCTGTCGCCGAACCGATCGCTCCCGAGCCCGTCGCGGTCGAGCCGATGGTCGCGCCCGCGCCGATGCCGATGTCGCCGCCGGTGGCCGCCGCACCCGTTGCTGCGCCCGCACCGATCGCCGCGCCGCAAGCCGCGCCGGCCCCGGAGACGATCGTGTCGCCGCAGACCGCCGAAGCGAGCCGCGCGCCGCTCGACAATCTATCGCGGCTGGTGGTGAAGCCCGACACGGCCGGGGCGGATACGCTCGAAGGACTGGTCCGCGAGATGCTGCGCCCGATGTTGAGCGACTGGCTCGACCGGAACCTGCCCGACTTGGTCGAATCGATGGTCGCCAAGGAAATCGCGCGGATCACCGGCGGGCGGTAA
- a CDS encoding PEP-CTERM sorting domain-containing protein (PEP-CTERM proteins occur, often in large numbers, in the proteomes of bacteria that also encode an exosortase, a predicted intramembrane cysteine proteinase. The presence of a PEP-CTERM domain at a protein's C-terminus predicts cleavage within the sorting domain, followed by covalent anchoring to some some component of the (usually Gram-negative) cell surface. Many PEP-CTERM proteins exhibit an unusual sequence composition that includes large numbers of potential glycosylation sites. Expression of one such protein has been shown restore the ability of a bacterium to form floc, a type of biofilm.) gives MNADDLVNGRTGMVSAALLAAVVLGFSVAQTPTTAVAAGPSEIAKLAAAGGVDALNQMLDVRSPGARAPGALTQTKARRVASLKDEFGPKERVLGKGRTRPTAGQPAVANVPDVLFDNDLIPTAAPTVLPVGDSTVTDPAVPAVAWTGPTGGGGIPVIIGGGGGGGTGGGGGSSGGGGSSGGGGGGGGNVGGDTPGGGSAVPEPATWASLMIGFFAIGFGLRGRSARRSNGLVLQ, from the coding sequence ATGAATGCTGACGATCTAGTAAACGGCCGAACCGGTATGGTTTCCGCGGCACTTCTGGCCGCAGTGGTGCTCGGTTTTTCTGTGGCCCAGACGCCGACCACGGCGGTTGCCGCCGGCCCTTCGGAAATCGCGAAACTCGCCGCGGCCGGCGGCGTCGATGCGCTGAATCAGATGCTCGACGTGCGGTCGCCCGGCGCGCGCGCGCCCGGTGCGCTGACCCAGACCAAGGCGCGGCGCGTCGCGTCGCTCAAGGACGAATTCGGACCGAAGGAGCGCGTACTTGGCAAGGGGCGGACTCGGCCGACCGCCGGACAACCCGCGGTCGCTAACGTGCCTGACGTCCTGTTCGACAACGATTTAATCCCGACGGCCGCGCCGACGGTGTTGCCGGTCGGCGATTCGACGGTCACCGATCCGGCGGTACCCGCCGTTGCCTGGACAGGCCCGACCGGTGGCGGCGGCATTCCGGTGATCATCGGCGGCGGTGGCGGCGGTGGTACCGGTGGCGGCGGTGGAAGCTCCGGCGGTGGTGGAAGCTCCGGCGGTGGCGGCGGTGGCGGCGGCAACGTCGGCGGCGATACGCCTGGCGGTGGCAGCGCCGTACCCGAACCGGCGACCTGGGCGAGCCTGATGATCGGCTTCTTCGCGATCGGTTTTGGCCTGCGCGGCCGCTCAGCGCGTCGCTCTAACGGACTAGTCCTTCAGTAA
- a CDS encoding CAP domain-containing protein: protein MARHLILVCSTLLASPLLLGTASLTANFDDRVLAAHNRERATLGIAPLTWDPTLAADAAKWATYLATTGQFKHAPENARQPEGENLWAGTRGYYSAEAMVDGWVREKRYYKPGRFPDNSTTGRMEDVGHYTQLMWRDTGRVGCAMATGAEEDVLVCRYSDAGNYIGETPF from the coding sequence ATGGCGCGACATCTTATCCTGGTCTGCAGCACGCTACTGGCATCGCCGCTATTGCTCGGCACGGCGAGCCTGACGGCCAATTTCGACGACCGCGTCCTGGCCGCGCATAACCGCGAGCGCGCGACGTTGGGTATCGCGCCGCTGACATGGGATCCGACGCTGGCCGCCGATGCCGCGAAGTGGGCGACCTATCTCGCGACGACCGGCCAGTTCAAACACGCCCCCGAAAACGCGCGCCAGCCCGAGGGCGAGAATCTGTGGGCCGGTACCAGAGGCTATTATTCGGCCGAGGCGATGGTCGACGGCTGGGTGCGCGAGAAGCGCTATTACAAACCGGGCCGTTTCCCCGACAACAGCACGACCGGCCGGATGGAAGATGTCGGCCACTATACCCAGCTGATGTGGCGCGACACCGGCCGCGTCGGCTGCGCGATGGCGACGGGCGCGGAAGAGGACGTGCTGGTGTGCCGCTATAGCGACGCCGGCAATTATATCGGCGAGACGCCTTTCTAG
- a CDS encoding TolC family outer membrane protein — protein sequence MRVSVLLAGVAMLGVVAGPAAADTLREALVKAYNSNPGLAAARADVRATDENVPIAKSAGRPNVSVNGAYTENALNSSNSLASPDRLLQGNTQLTVPLYRGGRVANSVKGAEIRSDAARDQLRGSESDLFVGTVGAYMDVIRDEAIVGLNKENVKVLEVNLQAAKDRFQVGDLTRTDVAQSEARLAIARSQLETAMARLISSKESYIRFVGTPPGVLEDPPALPNLPASPDAAVDMALKNNPNLLAAVRAGDASKYDVSAARAGRLPTVSGVIGGNYSNYLGSLGATTGPKPGQTGSAGTVGLQFTLPLFQGGLPAAQLRQAQERRAQALETVTDTERAVIAQTRSAYAIWKSSLEVIASAQRAVEANKLSLEGVRAENSVGNRTILDILNAEQELLNSQVTLVTAQRDAYVAGFALLAAMGQAEARDLGLEGGALYDPLTNYNKVKGSWSDFGGKPEYKPTGTSTRSTPAQDSSQGRPLDPQLNAPVDTAPDTPANVPKTN from the coding sequence ATGCGCGTTTCGGTTCTGCTCGCTGGCGTGGCGATGCTCGGTGTGGTGGCGGGTCCCGCCGCCGCCGACACGCTGCGTGAAGCGCTGGTCAAGGCGTACAATTCCAATCCCGGCCTCGCCGCGGCGCGCGCCGACGTGCGCGCGACCGACGAGAACGTGCCGATCGCCAAGTCGGCGGGTCGCCCCAACGTCAGCGTCAACGGCGCCTATACCGAGAACGCGCTGAACAGCTCGAACTCGCTGGCGTCGCCTGATCGGCTGCTCCAGGGCAATACCCAGCTGACCGTCCCGCTGTACCGCGGTGGGCGTGTGGCGAATTCGGTCAAGGGCGCGGAAATCCGTTCCGACGCTGCGCGCGATCAGTTGCGTGGTAGCGAATCCGACCTCTTCGTCGGCACGGTCGGCGCATACATGGACGTGATCCGCGACGAAGCGATCGTCGGGCTCAACAAGGAAAACGTGAAGGTGCTGGAGGTAAACCTCCAGGCCGCCAAGGACCGGTTCCAGGTCGGCGACCTGACCCGCACCGACGTCGCGCAGTCCGAAGCGCGGCTCGCGATCGCGCGCAGCCAACTCGAGACCGCGATGGCCCGCCTGATTTCGAGCAAGGAGAGCTATATCCGCTTCGTCGGGACGCCGCCGGGCGTGCTCGAGGATCCGCCCGCTTTGCCGAACCTGCCGGCGTCGCCCGACGCGGCGGTCGACATGGCGCTCAAGAACAACCCGAATCTGCTCGCGGCGGTACGCGCGGGCGATGCGAGCAAGTACGACGTCAGCGCCGCGCGCGCTGGCCGATTGCCGACCGTATCGGGGGTCATCGGCGGCAACTACTCCAACTATCTCGGGTCGCTCGGCGCTACTACGGGGCCCAAGCCCGGCCAGACCGGCAGCGCGGGGACTGTCGGGCTGCAGTTCACGCTACCGCTGTTCCAGGGTGGCTTGCCCGCGGCGCAGCTCCGCCAGGCGCAGGAACGCCGGGCGCAGGCGCTGGAGACGGTTACCGACACCGAACGCGCGGTGATCGCCCAGACGCGATCGGCCTATGCAATCTGGAAATCGTCGCTCGAAGTGATCGCGTCGGCGCAACGCGCGGTCGAAGCCAACAAATTGAGCCTCGAGGGTGTCCGCGCCGAGAACAGCGTCGGTAATCGCACGATCCTCGATATCCTGAACGCCGAGCAGGAATTGCTCAACAGCCAGGTGACGCTCGTGACGGCGCAGCGCGACGCCTATGTCGCTGGCTTCGCTTTGCTTGCCGCGATGGGTCAGGCCGAAGCGCGCGACCTGGGGCTGGAAGGCGGGGCGCTGTACGACCCGCTGACCAACTACAACAAGGTCAAGGGCAGCTGGAGCGATTTCGGCGGCAAGCCCGAGTACAAGCCGACCGGCACCAGCACGCGCAGTACGCCCGCGCAGGACTCGTCGCAGGGCCGTCCGCTCGACCCGCAATTGAACGCGCCGGTTGACACGGCGCCCGATACTCCCGCAAACGTGCCGAAGACGAATTAA
- a CDS encoding L,D-transpeptidase family protein has translation MPAFARFASPIVLVAVALVFWTQSDSPRPLPAASKPVPDRARVRYPAGKRPVLTLPNGDRRTVESLLNVRTKMKFGDFVWNDDGVKPGPVWIRIDLARQTLSVFRSDQEIGSAVILYGTDGKPTPTGVFPILDMAEQHSSNLYDAEMPYMLRLTNDGVAIHASNVRFGSATHGCIGVPLEFARLLYAQVKRGDLVAIVSAGT, from the coding sequence ATGCCGGCCTTCGCCAGGTTCGCTTCGCCGATCGTGCTGGTCGCGGTCGCGCTGGTGTTCTGGACGCAGTCGGACTCGCCGCGGCCGCTGCCCGCCGCGTCCAAGCCGGTCCCGGATCGGGCGCGCGTGCGCTACCCTGCAGGAAAGCGGCCCGTCTTAACCTTGCCCAACGGCGATCGCCGCACCGTCGAGAGCCTGCTCAACGTGCGCACCAAGATGAAGTTCGGCGATTTCGTCTGGAACGACGACGGCGTGAAGCCGGGTCCGGTCTGGATACGCATCGACCTCGCGCGGCAAACGCTGTCGGTGTTCCGGTCGGATCAGGAGATCGGTTCGGCGGTGATCCTCTATGGCACCGACGGCAAGCCGACCCCGACCGGCGTCTTCCCGATCCTCGACATGGCCGAACAGCACAGTTCCAACCTGTACGATGCCGAAATGCCGTACATGTTGCGGCTGACCAACGACGGCGTCGCGATCCACGCCAGCAACGTGCGGTTCGGCTCCGCGACGCATGGTTGCATCGGCGTGCCGCTGGAATTCGCACGGTTGCTGTACGCGCAGGTCAAGCGTGGCGACCTTGTCGCGATCGTATCGGCGGGAACGTAG
- a CDS encoding protein-L-isoaspartate O-methyltransferase family protein produces MSDPAADITSFEAMRHAMVQSQLRTNAVNDPRVVTAMAIVPREKFVPEDVRRLAYRDTAVAIGNGRFLNVPIATGKLLTEAYLLPTDKVLLIGAAGGYTAAVLGRLVASVVAVESDHDLATHATAALDGLANVTLVEGPLEKGHAKGAPYDVLVIDGCVEQVPESLVSQVAPGGRVVAGIVERGVRRLATGRAIKGGFGLRAFADIDCVALPGFAAPRGFAF; encoded by the coding sequence ATGAGCGATCCGGCGGCGGACATCACCAGTTTCGAGGCAATGCGCCACGCCATGGTGCAGAGCCAGTTGCGCACCAACGCGGTCAACGATCCGCGCGTGGTGACCGCGATGGCGATCGTCCCGCGCGAGAAGTTCGTGCCCGAGGATGTGCGCCGGCTCGCGTATCGCGACACCGCGGTGGCGATCGGCAACGGCCGGTTCCTCAACGTGCCGATCGCGACGGGCAAGCTGCTGACCGAGGCGTATCTGCTGCCGACCGACAAGGTTCTGCTGATCGGCGCGGCGGGCGGCTATACCGCCGCGGTGCTGGGCCGGCTGGTCGCGTCAGTGGTGGCGGTCGAGAGCGATCACGATCTCGCCACGCATGCCACGGCCGCGCTGGATGGGCTGGCGAACGTTACGTTGGTCGAAGGGCCGCTGGAAAAGGGCCATGCCAAGGGCGCACCCTATGACGTGCTGGTGATCGACGGTTGCGTCGAGCAAGTGCCGGAGAGCCTGGTCAGCCAGGTCGCGCCCGGCGGCCGGGTCGTTGCCGGCATCGTCGAGCGCGGCGTGCGTCGCCTCGCTACCGGCCGCGCGATCAAGGGCGGGTTCGGGCTGCGTGCCTTCGCCGATATCGATTGCGTCGCGTTGCCCGGTTTTGCCGCGCCGCGCGGCTTTGCGTTCTAA
- a CDS encoding alpha/beta hydrolase family protein: MKHFLLASAALAIVAVPATARQLTIEDVTMLSRVSAPAVSPDGHWLVWQQRETDIAKDKGRFDLWRLDLTTKGAKPEKLAADPVANETSPQFSADGKTVWFQSDQGGEDNVWAVAIAGGAPTRVTDLKGGLGGFKVAPTEDKLLIWADRLPGASTSEPAMVKKADDAGNGRTYDQLFVRHWNVWGDGTRSQLFVLPMAGGKATGYGTAIEGALVGDSPSKPFGGGEEVSWSADGKTVYFALREAGRIESLSTNLDIFSAPADGSAAPTNLTDANDGMDNLPTASPDGKYLAWFAMKRPGYEADRQVLMLRDLATGKVTALTESWDSSVGSIAWSTDSKTIYVTAEDTQENPIWSVSLTGKVSRLTKEGNVSAVVPTAKGILFAMNSLTAPDDFYWLAGKKTTRLTSVNAGKLAGIDMPTVTRFSFTGANNDTVWGYAVKPAGLAADAKIPMAFMVHGGPQGSSNNSWSYRWNPAVFAGAGYALVAIDFHGSTGYGQKFSDDIRNNWGGWPLEDLKKGFDAATTKFSWIDGNNACALGASYGGYMMNWIEGQWPDRFKCIVQHDGVFDARAMAYETEELWFDEWEHGGKAYFQDPAAFEKWNPVNFVDKWKTPQLVITSEGDFRIPYTQGIAAFTALQRREVPSRLVVFPGGSHWVLAPKESRQWYREVLGWLGKWTGKSSAN, translated from the coding sequence ATGAAGCATTTCCTGCTCGCGAGCGCCGCGCTCGCCATCGTCGCCGTTCCCGCTACCGCGCGTCAGCTCACGATCGAAGACGTGACGATGCTCAGTCGCGTGTCGGCGCCGGCGGTGTCGCCTGACGGGCATTGGCTGGTGTGGCAGCAGCGCGAGACCGACATCGCCAAGGACAAGGGCCGGTTCGATCTGTGGCGGCTCGACCTGACCACGAAGGGCGCCAAGCCGGAGAAACTCGCAGCCGATCCGGTGGCCAACGAGACGTCGCCTCAATTCTCCGCCGACGGCAAGACCGTGTGGTTCCAGTCCGACCAAGGTGGCGAGGACAATGTCTGGGCGGTCGCGATCGCCGGCGGCGCACCGACGCGCGTCACCGACTTGAAGGGCGGGCTCGGCGGGTTCAAGGTTGCGCCGACCGAGGACAAGCTGCTGATCTGGGCCGATCGCTTGCCCGGCGCGTCGACCAGCGAACCGGCGATGGTCAAGAAGGCCGACGACGCCGGCAACGGCCGCACCTACGACCAACTGTTCGTTCGGCACTGGAATGTCTGGGGCGACGGCACGCGCTCGCAGCTGTTCGTGCTGCCGATGGCGGGCGGCAAGGCGACCGGCTACGGCACGGCGATCGAGGGCGCACTGGTCGGCGACAGCCCGTCCAAGCCGTTCGGCGGCGGCGAGGAAGTGTCGTGGTCGGCCGACGGCAAGACCGTGTACTTCGCGCTGCGCGAGGCGGGACGCATCGAATCGCTATCGACCAACCTCGATATCTTCTCAGCGCCCGCCGACGGATCGGCCGCGCCGACCAACCTGACCGATGCGAATGACGGGATGGACAACCTTCCGACCGCGTCGCCCGACGGCAAGTACCTCGCGTGGTTCGCGATGAAGCGGCCCGGCTACGAAGCCGATCGCCAGGTTCTGATGCTGCGCGATCTCGCGACGGGCAAGGTCACCGCGCTGACCGAAAGCTGGGATAGCTCTGTCGGCTCGATTGCCTGGAGCACCGATTCGAAGACGATCTACGTCACCGCCGAGGATACGCAGGAAAACCCGATCTGGTCGGTGTCGCTGACCGGCAAGGTTTCGCGACTGACAAAGGAAGGCAACGTCTCCGCCGTCGTGCCGACGGCCAAGGGCATCCTATTCGCGATGAACTCGCTGACCGCGCCCGACGATTTCTACTGGCTGGCCGGCAAGAAGACGACGCGCCTCACCAGCGTCAACGCCGGCAAGCTGGCGGGCATCGACATGCCGACCGTGACGCGGTTCAGCTTTACCGGCGCGAATAACGACACGGTGTGGGGCTATGCGGTGAAACCGGCAGGCCTCGCTGCGGACGCAAAAATCCCGATGGCCTTCATGGTCCATGGCGGGCCGCAAGGATCGAGCAACAATAGCTGGTCGTATCGCTGGAACCCGGCGGTGTTCGCGGGCGCCGGCTACGCATTGGTGGCGATCGATTTCCACGGCTCGACCGGTTACGGCCAGAAATTCAGCGACGACATCCGCAACAATTGGGGTGGCTGGCCGCTCGAGGACCTGAAGAAGGGCTTCGACGCCGCCACGACCAAGTTCAGCTGGATCGACGGCAACAACGCCTGCGCGCTCGGCGCGTCGTACGGCGGCTACATGATGAACTGGATCGAAGGGCAGTGGCCCGATCGCTTCAAGTGCATCGTCCAGCATGACGGCGTATTCGATGCGCGCGCGATGGCGTACGAAACCGAGGAGTTGTGGTTCGACGAATGGGAGCATGGCGGAAAAGCGTATTTCCAGGACCCGGCCGCGTTCGAGAAATGGAACCCGGTAAATTTCGTCGACAAGTGGAAGACGCCGCAGCTCGTCATCACCAGCGAGGGCGATTTCCGTATCCCCTACACGCAGGGGATCGCCGCCTTCACTGCGCTGCAGCGCCGCGAAGTTCCGTCGCGGCTCGTCGTGTTCCCCGGTGGAAGTCACTGGGTGCTCGCGCCGAAGGAGAGCCGGCAATGGTATCGCGAGGTGCTCGGCTGGCTCGGAAAATGGACGGGCAAGTCTTCCGCCAACTGA
- a CDS encoding response regulator produces MNVIFIEDDPMNRRVVGDMLNVAGAAMTEAESGEIGLKLIDETDFDMALIDLRMPGMDGITAIQQIRARTDAKAKLPIIVVTADTALDLRERCLAAGADEVLFKPVAMDALFEAMGRILAGGDGDMIL; encoded by the coding sequence ATGAACGTGATTTTCATCGAGGACGACCCGATGAACCGGCGCGTGGTCGGCGACATGTTGAATGTCGCCGGTGCCGCGATGACCGAGGCCGAGAGCGGCGAGATCGGCCTGAAGCTGATCGACGAGACCGATTTCGACATGGCGCTGATTGACCTGCGCATGCCGGGCATGGACGGGATCACCGCGATCCAGCAGATTCGCGCGCGCACCGATGCCAAGGCGAAGCTGCCCATCATCGTCGTCACCGCTGACACCGCGCTCGACCTGCGCGAACGCTGCCTGGCGGCGGGCGCCGACGAAGTGCTGTTCAAGCCGGTCGCGATGGACGCGCTGTTCGAGGCGATGGGCCGCATCCTTGCCGGTGGTGACGGGGACATGATCCTCTAA